From Magnolia sinica isolate HGM2019 chromosome 13, MsV1, whole genome shotgun sequence, one genomic window encodes:
- the LOC131223424 gene encoding putative pentatricopeptide repeat-containing protein At5g09950, translating to MKRLFAPSDFKFQLSHFTLRFSTISSPPPTPPQNPPLPQLYRENLHTHFDISPTFKSIPLEKPINFYKRSHPHFESPPPSAIPVQKPLNDRSDCSPSISKTYDDLVRRFVGSRDPNDADRLHLQIVKNGFVENLFLSNTLINVYSKIGDLLSAHQLFDEMSERNAVSWTCLISGYAQHGLPDEACDLFCLMLRAGVSPTQFSFGSVLRACQGSGPTCLKFGLQIHGAISKTRFALDVVVCNALISMYGSCCIGSTEFARQVFQGMSIRNSISWNSIISVYSQKGDVFSAFGLYLKMQREGLVYGLKPNEYTFGSLITATYSCCPFTGVSGSFLLEQMLSQVMKSGFLSDLYVGSALVSAFARFGLLDIAKGILGQMSERNAVSANGLMVGLVKQKCGEEALEIFRETRNLIGMTCDSYVILLSACAEFLVPEEGKRKGREVHGFLIRTGMNDEKVAIGNGLVNMYAKCGAVADSCTVFNHIRVKDLVSWNSMIAGLDQNGRFKEALATFHGFQRSGLMPSNFALISTLSSCASLGCIRLGTQVHCEGIKLGLDSDISVLNSLIAFYAESGYITDCWKVFISMREYDQISWNSMIGALADSEASIYEVVEIFLDMMRAGWSPNRVTFINILAAVSSLSFLELARQLHALVLKYCLAEDNAVENALVSCYASTGEMDDCERLFIKMSERRDEVSWNTMIAGYIHNGLLPKAMDFLWLMMQNGQRMDHFTFATVLSACASVAALGRGMEIHAHGIRACLESDVVVESSLVDMYSKCGRVDYASRVFGLMSVRNEFSWNSMISGYARHGHGKKALELFTEMQCEDLQPDHVTFVGVLSACSHVGLVDRGLEYFESMSKTYGLIPRMEHYSCMVDLLARAGELDKVEEFIRRMPMKPNALVWRTVLSACCRSNGGKMDLGKLAGEMLLQLEPQNPVNYVLVSNMYASGGRWEDVAKARAAMREVSVKKEAGCSWVTMKDGVHIFVAGDKSHPDTDEIYAKLRILNQKMRDAGYVPQTKFALYDLEVENKEELLSVHSEKLAVAFVLIRMSGLPIRIMKNLRVCGDCHSAFRYISKITSRQIILRDSNRFHHFSDGKCSCGDYW from the coding sequence ATGAAACGCCTTTTCGCGCCATCTGATTTTAAATTCCAACTTTCCCATTTCACCCTTCGTTTCAGCACCATTTCCTCTCCTCCACCAACTCCTCCTCAAAATCCCCCTCTCCCACAACTCTACAGAGAAAATCTACACACACATTTTGATATTTCACCCACTTTTAAATCGATTCCCTTAGAAAAACCAATCAATTTCTATAAAAGATCTCACCCACATTTCGAATCTCCACCACCCTCAGCAATTCCAGTTCAAAAACCCCTCAACGATCGTTCTGATTGTTCTCCTTCCATTTCTAAAACTTATGATGATCTCGTCCGTCGGTTCGTTGGTTCGCGCGACCCCAACGATGCGGACCGCCTCCATCTGCAAATTGTCAAGAATGGATtcgttgagaatctcttcttatCGAATACCCTCATTAATGTTTATAGTAAAATAGGTGATTTGCTTTCCGCGCATcagctgtttgatgaaatgtcggAAAGAAATGCTGTTTCTTGGACTTGCTTGATTTCTGGGTATGCACAGCATGGCCTGCCAGATGAGGCTTGTGATCTTTTCTGCTTGATGCTTCGTGCGGGAGTTTCACCCACGCAGTTTTCATTCGGTAGTGTGCTCCGGGCTTGCCAGGGCTCTGGCCCTACATGCTTGAAATTTGGCTTGCAAATCCATGGTGCAATTTCAAAAACTCGGTTTGCATTAGACGTTGTAGTATGCAATGCACTAATATCAATGTATGGCAGTTGCTGCATAGGCTCCACAGAATTTGCCCGTCAAGTATTTCAGGGGATGTCGATTAGAAATTCGATAAGTTGGAATTCGATAATTTCTGTTTACTCTCAGAAGGGAGATGTTTTCTCTGCTTTTGGGTTATATTTGAAAATGCAAAGGGAGGGTTTGGTGTATGGTTTAAAACCTAACGAGTATACTTTTGGCAGTCTGATAACTGCAACTTACTCTTGTTGTCCTTTTACCGGTGTTTCTGGCTCTTTTCTTCTCGAGCAGATGCTATCACAAGTCATGAAATCCGGTTTCTTGAGTGATTTGTATGTCGGTAGTGCTTTGGTTAGTGCATTTGCGAGATTTGGATTGCTTGATATTGCCAAGGGGATTTTGGGGCAGATGAGTGAGAGGAATGCAGTTTCTGCAAACGGATTGATGGTGGGGTTGGTAAAGCAGAAATGTGGGGAAGAAGCACTTGAGATTTTCAGAGAAACGAGAAATTTAATAGGGATGACATGCGATTCTTATGTGATTCTACTTAGTGCTTGTGCCGAATTTTTAGTACCAGAAGAGGGGAAGAGAAAGGGTAGGGAGGTTCATGGATTTTTAATTAGAACTGGCATGAATGATGAGAAGGTCGCAATCGGAAATGGGCTGGTCAACATGTATGCAAAGTGTGGGGCTGTCGCTGATTCTTGCACTGTTTTCAATCACATTCGTGTTAAAGATTTGGTCTCTTGGAACTCCATGATTGCTGGTCTTGACCAGAACGGGCGTTTCAAAGAGGCATTGGCTACTTTTCATGGATTTCAGAGGAGTGGATTGATGCCATCGAATTTTGCATTGATCAGTACATTGAGTTCATGTGCGAGCTTGGGCTGTATCAGACTCGGAACACAAGTACATTGCGAGGGGATCAAATTGGGTCTTGATTCAGACATTTCAGTCTTGAATTCGCTTATTGCATTTTATGCAGAATCTGGGTATATAACTGATTGCTGGAAAGTTTTCATTTCGATGCGGGAGTATGATCAAATTTCTTGGAATTCTATGATTGGGGCTTTAGCTGATTCAGAGGCATCTATCTATGAGGTGGTAGAGATCTTCTTGGATATGATGAGGGCTGGGTGGAGTCCAAATAGAGTAACATTCATAAACATTCTTGCAGCAGTGTCATCACTATCGTTTCTTGAGTTGGCCCGGCAGCTTCATGCTCTTGTTCTGAAGTACTGTCTTGCAGAGGACAATGCTGTTGAGAATGCACTTGTTTCCTGCTATGCAAGTACAGGAGAGATGGATGACTGTGAGCGTCTCTTTATTAAGATGTCTGAGAGGAGGGATGAAGTATCATGGAATACGATGATTGCTGGGTATATACATAATGGACTTTTGCCGAAGGCCATGGATTTTCTCTGGTTAATGATGCAGAATGGACAGAGAATGGATCACTTCACCTTTGCTACAGTTCTTAGTGCATGTGCCTCTGTTGCAGCATTGGGGCGTGGGATGGAAATACACGCTCATGGCATAAGAGCTTGTTTGGAATCTGATGTTGTGGTGGAGAGCTCACTTGTTGACATGTACTCCAAATGTGGGAGGGTAGACTATGCCTCTAGGGTTTTTGGgttgatgtctgtgagaaatgaATTTTCTTGGAACTCCATGATATCAGGCTATGCTCGACATGGGCATGGTAAGAAGGCACTTGAGCTGTTTACAGAGATGCAGTGTGAGGATCTGCAGCCAGATCATGTCACTTTTGTCGGGGTCTTGTCAGCTTGTAGCCATGTTGGGTTGGTCGACCGAGGTCTTGAGTATTTTGAATCTATGAGCAAGACTTATGGATTAATTCCTAGGATGGAGCATTATTCATGTATGGTGGATCTTCTTGCCAGGGCGGGTGAGCTTGATAAGGTAGAGGAGTTCATCAGAAGAATGCCAATGAAGCCTAATGCTCTTGTTTGGAGGACAGTACTGAGTGCTTGTTGTAGATCAAATGGTGGTAAAATGGATTTGGGAAAGCTAGCTGGAGAGATGCTTTTGCAATTGGAGCCTCAAAACCCTGTAAATTACGTGCTTGTTTCCAACATGTATGCCTCTGGAGGGAGATGGGAGGACGTGGCGAAAGCTCGGGCAGCAATGAGGGAAGTGTCTGTGAAGAAGGAAGCCGGGTGCAGTTGGGTCACCATGAAGGATGGTGTTCATATCTTTGTGGCTGGCGACAAATCACATCCAGACACAGATGAGATCTATGCGAAGCTCCGGATCCTGAATCAGAAGATGAGGGATGCCGGTTATGTTCCTCAGACAAAATTCGCATTATATGATCTTGAAGTGGAGAACAAAGAAGAGCTCCTAAGTGTTCACAGCGAGAAGCTTGCAGTTGCATTTGTTCTCATCCGAATGTCAGGATTGCCGATCCGGATAATGAAGAATCTTCGGGTTTGTGGGGATTGTCATTCTGCTTTCCGGTATATATCTAAGATCACATCACGACAAATCATCTTGCGGGATTCAAACAGATTCCATCATTTCAGTGATGGGAAGTGCTCTTGTGGAGATTACTGGTAA